Below is a window of Streptomyces sp. NBC_00223 DNA.
GGGTGCACGGCTCCGCGCTGTTCGAGCGTGGCGAGACCCAGATCCTGGGCGTCACCACCCTCAACATGCTCCGGATGGAGCAGCAGCTCGACACGCTGGCGCCCGAGACCCGTAAGCGCTACATGCACAACTACAACTTCCCGCCGTACTCCGTCGGCGAGACCGGCCGCGTGGGCTCGCCCAAGCGCCGTGAGATCGGCCACGGCGCGCTCGCCGAGCGCGCCCTGATCCCGGTCCTGCCGACCCGCGAGGAGTTCCCCTACGCGATCCGTCAGGTCTCCGAGGCGCTCGGCTCCAACGGCTCCACGTCGATGGGCTCGGTCTGCGCCTCCACCATGTCGCTGCTGAACGCCGGTGTGCCGCTCAAGGCCCCCGTCGCCGGTATCGCCATGGGCCTGATCTCGCAGGAGATCGACGGCGAGACGCACTACGTGGCGCTCACCGACATCCTCGGCGCCGAGGACGCGTTCGGCGACATGGACTTCAAGGTCGCCGGCACGAAGAACTTCGTGACCGCGCTCCAGCTCGACACCAAGCTCGACGGCATCCCCGCCTCCGTGCTGGCCGCCGCGCTGAAGCAGGCCCGTGACGCCCGGCTGCACATCCTCGACGTGATGAACGAGGCCATCGACGTCCCGGACGAGATGTCCCCGAACGCCCCGCGGATCATCAGCATCAAGATCCCGGTGGACAAGATCGGCGAGGTCATCGGCCCCAAGGGCAAGATGATCAACCAGATCCAGGAGGACACCGGCGCCGACATCTCCATCGAGGACGACGGCACGGTGCTCATCGGCGCCACCGAGGGCTCCCAGGCCGAGGCGGCGCGCGCGGTGATCAACCAGATCGCCAACCCGACCATGCCCGAGGTCGGTGAGCGTTACCTGGGTACGGTCGTGAAGACCACCACGTTCGGCGCGTTCGTCTCGCTGATGCCCGGCAAGGACGGTCTGCTGCACATCTCGCAGATCCGCAAGCTGGCCGGCGGCAAGCGCGTGGAGAACGTCGACGACGTCCTGGGCGTCGGCGCCAAGGTCCAGGTCGAGATCGCCGAGATCGACCAGCGCGGCAAGCTCTCGCTGATCCCGGTCATCGACGGCGAGGACGCCGACGCAGACGACGCGAAGGACGAGTCGGACAAGTGACGACCCGCTCCACCGCAGTGACGGCCCGCCCCTCCACCAAGGGGCGGGCCGTCCGCACGCGGACCCTGCTGCCGGGCACCGACGGCACCGGTACGGTACGCCGCAGCGTGCTGCCCGGCGGCCTGCGCGTCGTCACCGAGACGCTGCCGACCGTGCGCTCGGCCACCTTCGGCATCTGGGCCGGTGTCGGCTCCCGTGACGAGACCCCGGTGCTCAACGGCGCCACCCACTATCTGGAACACCTGCTCTTCAAGGGCACCCGGCGGCGCAGCGCCCTGGACATCTCCGCCGCGATCGACGCGGTCGGCGGCGAGATGAACGCGTTCACCGCCAAGGAGTACACCTGCTACTACGCGCGGGTCCTCGACACCGACCTGCCGCTGGCCATCGACGTGGTCAGCGACATGCTCACCGGCTCGCTGATCCGCCAGGAGGACATCGACGCCGAGCGCGGAGTCGTCCTCGAAGAGATCGCCATGACCGAGGACGATCCCGGCGACCAGGTCCACGACCTGTTCACCACCGCGCTGCTCGGCGACTCGCCGCTGGGCCGCCCGGTCCTGGGCACCGTGGAGACGATCAACTCCCTCACCCGCGACCAGATCGCCCGCTTCTACCGCAAGCACTACGACCCCACCCGGCTGGTCGTCGCGGCCGCGGGCAACATCGAGCACGCCGCGGTCGTCCGCCAGGTCCGCCGCGCCTTCGAGCGGGCCGGCGCGCTCGGCGACCCCGAGGCCGTACCGCAGTCCCCGCGCGGTGGCGCCCGGACGATCCGCACCGCCGGACGGGTCGAACTGCTCGACCGGCGCACCGAGCAGGCCCATGTCGTCCTCGGCATGCCCGCGCTCTCCCGCACCGACGAACGCCGCTGGGCGCTCAGCGTGCTCAACACCGCGCTCGGCGGCGGTATGAGCTCGCGGCTCTTCCAGGAGATCCGCGAGAAGCGCGGACTGGCGTACTCGGTGTACTCCTACACCTCGTCCTACGCGGACTGCGGCATGTTCGGCGTGTACGCCGGCTGCCAGCCGCGCAGGGTGCCCGAGGTGCTCAAGATCTGCCGGGACGAGCTCCAGCAGGTCGTCGAGCACGGGCTGAGCGACGAGGAGTTGCGGCGCGCCGTCGGCCAGCTCTCCGGCTCGACCGTGCTGGGCCTGGAGGACACCGGGGCGCTGATGAACCGGATCGGCAAGAGTGAGCTGTGCTGGGGCGAGCAGCTGTCCGTGG
It encodes the following:
- a CDS encoding polyribonucleotide nucleotidyltransferase translates to MENETHYAEAVIDNGTFGTRTIRFETGRLARQAAGSAVAYLDDDTMVLSATSASKQPKEHFDFFPLTVDVEERMYAAGRIPGSFFRREGRPSEDAILTCRLIDRPLRPSFVKGLRNEIQVVCTIMALNPDHLYDVVAINAASCSTQLAGLPFSGPIGGVRVALIRGQWVAFPTHTELEEAVFDMVVAGRVLDDGDVAIMMVEAEATDKTIKLVEGGAEAPTEEIVAAGLEASKPFIRVLCKAQSELAVKAAKPTGEFPIFLDYQDDVFEALQAAVTDELAQALTIAGKQAREAELDRVKGLAAEKLLPQFEGREKEISAAYRALTKKLVRQRVIKDKVRIDGRGVTDIRTLAAEVEAIPRVHGSALFERGETQILGVTTLNMLRMEQQLDTLAPETRKRYMHNYNFPPYSVGETGRVGSPKRREIGHGALAERALIPVLPTREEFPYAIRQVSEALGSNGSTSMGSVCASTMSLLNAGVPLKAPVAGIAMGLISQEIDGETHYVALTDILGAEDAFGDMDFKVAGTKNFVTALQLDTKLDGIPASVLAAALKQARDARLHILDVMNEAIDVPDEMSPNAPRIISIKIPVDKIGEVIGPKGKMINQIQEDTGADISIEDDGTVLIGATEGSQAEAARAVINQIANPTMPEVGERYLGTVVKTTTFGAFVSLMPGKDGLLHISQIRKLAGGKRVENVDDVLGVGAKVQVEIAEIDQRGKLSLIPVIDGEDADADDAKDESDK
- a CDS encoding M16 family metallopeptidase, with the translated sequence MTTRSTAVTARPSTKGRAVRTRTLLPGTDGTGTVRRSVLPGGLRVVTETLPTVRSATFGIWAGVGSRDETPVLNGATHYLEHLLFKGTRRRSALDISAAIDAVGGEMNAFTAKEYTCYYARVLDTDLPLAIDVVSDMLTGSLIRQEDIDAERGVVLEEIAMTEDDPGDQVHDLFTTALLGDSPLGRPVLGTVETINSLTRDQIARFYRKHYDPTRLVVAAAGNIEHAAVVRQVRRAFERAGALGDPEAVPQSPRGGARTIRTAGRVELLDRRTEQAHVVLGMPALSRTDERRWALSVLNTALGGGMSSRLFQEIREKRGLAYSVYSYTSSYADCGMFGVYAGCQPRRVPEVLKICRDELQQVVEHGLSDEELRRAVGQLSGSTVLGLEDTGALMNRIGKSELCWGEQLSVDDLLARIAAVTPDEVRAVARDVLGQRPSLAVIGPLKDKQAARLHEAIA